A region from the Musa acuminata AAA Group cultivar baxijiao chromosome BXJ1-10, Cavendish_Baxijiao_AAA, whole genome shotgun sequence genome encodes:
- the LOC135595242 gene encoding transcription factor TGA2.2-like isoform X5 — protein sequence MGSSIDGVGFEDGKLTAAGMPSFVSSTTVVQNNSREGNTTQRISDFGVLEQSITFHIDPAVSVKHSGQSINSDPSQFGVLGKQPIASTEIAPSAARVESLTSFQHKEKLHSLISFSSGQFENWGESMADASPRTDTSTDVDTDDKNQRLERGQLAFAAASDSSDRSKDKTLDQKTLRRLAQNREAARKSRLRKKAYVQQLESSRLKLTQLEQELQKARQQGIFISNSGDQSHATSGNGALTFDVEYARWLEEHNRQISELRAAVNAHASENDLRVIVDGVMAHYDEIFRLKGIAAKADVFHILSGMWKTPAERCFLWLGGFRSSELLKLLANQLEPLTEQQMMGICNLQQSSQQAEDALSQGMDALQQSLSETLAGSLGPSGTSGNVANYMGQMAMAMGKLGTLENFLHQADNLRQQTLQQMHRILTTRQSARALLAISDYFSRLRALSSLWLARPQE from the exons ATGGGGAGTAGCATAGATGGGGTTGGATTCGAAGATGGTAAGCTAACCGCAGCCGGGATGCCGAGCTTTGTTTCGTCCACGACGGTGGTTCAGAACAA TAGCAGAGAAGGAAACACGACACAGAGAATTTCAGACTTTGGCGTGCTCGAGCAGTCTATCACATTTCATATAG ATCCAGCAGTTAGTGTGAAACATAGTGGACAATCTATAAATTCTGACCCTTCTCAATTTGGAGTTCTTGGTAAA CAGCCTATTGCTTCCACTGAAATTGCACCTTCAGCAGCTAGAGTTGAATCTTTGACGTCATTCCAACATAAGGAAAAGCTACACAGCTTAATATCATTTTCCAGTGGTCAATTTGAGAATTGGGGAGAGTCAATGGCAGATGCTAGTCCTAGGACAGATACCTCCACAGACGTGGACACTGATGACAAAAATCAGAGG TTAGAACGAGGACAACTTGCTTTTGCAGCAGCATCTGATTCTAGTGACAGGTCGAAGGACAAAACACTAGACCAGAAG ACCCTTCGACGACTTGCTCAAAATCGTGAAGCTGCCAGGAAGAGTAGGTTAAGAAAAAAG GCTTACGTGCAACAGCTAGAAAGTAGTAGACTGAAGCTTACTCAACTTGAGCAGGAGCTTCAAAAAGCTCGTCAGCAG GGAATTTTTATTTCTAACTCAGGAGATCAATCCCATGCTACAAGTGGAAATG GGGCCTTGACCTTTGATGTAGAATATGCACGATGGCTCGAAGAACATAATCGGCAGATCAGTGAACTGAGGGCTGCAGTGAATGCTCATGCCAGTGAAAATGATCTTCGTGTTATTGTTGATGGTGTCATGGCGCATTATGATGAGATATTTAGGCTTAAGGGCATTGCTGCCAAGGCAGATGTGTTTCACATATTATCAGGCATGTGGAAGACACCAGCTGAAAGGTGTTTCTTGTGGCTGGGGGGTTTCCGTTCATCTGAGCTTCTAAAG CTACTTGCAAATCAGTTGGAGCCGCTAACAGAGCAGCAAATGATGGGCATATGCAACCTCCAGCAGTCATCACAGCAGGCTGAGGATGCTCTCTCTCAAGGGATGGACGCATTACAGCAATCATTGTCAGAAACTTTGGCCGGGTCTCTTGGTCCTTCGGGAACTTCAGGGAATGTTGCAAATTACATGGGTCAGATGGCTATGGCAATGGGGAAACTTGGAACTCTTGAGAATTTCCTTCACCAG GCAGACAACCTGCGACAGCAAACCCTGCAACAAATGCACCGGATATTAACTACTCGTCAGTCTGCACGGGCACTTCTTGCCATCAGTGATTACTTCTCACGTCTTCGTGCCCTGAGCTCTCTGTGGCTTGCTCGGCCCCAGGAGTAA
- the LOC135595242 gene encoding transcription factor TGA2.2-like isoform X2 produces the protein MGSSIDGVGFEDGKLTAAGMPSFVSSTTVVQNNSREGNTTQRISDFGVLEQSITFHIGSASGLLYPAVSVKHSGQSINSDPSQFGVLGKPIASTEIAPSAARVESLTSFQHKEKLHSLISFSSGQFENWGESMADASPRTDTSTDVDTDDKNQRLERGQLAFAAASDSSDRSKDKTLDQKTLRRLAQNREAARKSRLRKKAYVQQLESSRLKLTQLEQELQKARQQGIFISNSGDQSHATSGNGALTFDVEYARWLEEHNRQISELRAAVNAHASENDLRVIVDGVMAHYDEIFRLKGIAAKADVFHILSGMWKTPAERCFLWLGGFRSSELLKLLANQLEPLTEQQMMGICNLQQSSQQAEDALSQGMDALQQSLSETLAGSLGPSGTSGNVANYMGQMAMAMGKLGTLENFLHQADNLRQQTLQQMHRILTTRQSARALLAISDYFSRLRALSSLWLARPQE, from the exons ATGGGGAGTAGCATAGATGGGGTTGGATTCGAAGATGGTAAGCTAACCGCAGCCGGGATGCCGAGCTTTGTTTCGTCCACGACGGTGGTTCAGAACAA TAGCAGAGAAGGAAACACGACACAGAGAATTTCAGACTTTGGCGTGCTCGAGCAGTCTATCACATTTCATATAGGTTCTGCCTCTGGCCTCCTAT ATCCAGCAGTTAGTGTGAAACATAGTGGACAATCTATAAATTCTGACCCTTCTCAATTTGGAGTTCTTGGTAAA CCTATTGCTTCCACTGAAATTGCACCTTCAGCAGCTAGAGTTGAATCTTTGACGTCATTCCAACATAAGGAAAAGCTACACAGCTTAATATCATTTTCCAGTGGTCAATTTGAGAATTGGGGAGAGTCAATGGCAGATGCTAGTCCTAGGACAGATACCTCCACAGACGTGGACACTGATGACAAAAATCAGAGG TTAGAACGAGGACAACTTGCTTTTGCAGCAGCATCTGATTCTAGTGACAGGTCGAAGGACAAAACACTAGACCAGAAG ACCCTTCGACGACTTGCTCAAAATCGTGAAGCTGCCAGGAAGAGTAGGTTAAGAAAAAAG GCTTACGTGCAACAGCTAGAAAGTAGTAGACTGAAGCTTACTCAACTTGAGCAGGAGCTTCAAAAAGCTCGTCAGCAG GGAATTTTTATTTCTAACTCAGGAGATCAATCCCATGCTACAAGTGGAAATG GGGCCTTGACCTTTGATGTAGAATATGCACGATGGCTCGAAGAACATAATCGGCAGATCAGTGAACTGAGGGCTGCAGTGAATGCTCATGCCAGTGAAAATGATCTTCGTGTTATTGTTGATGGTGTCATGGCGCATTATGATGAGATATTTAGGCTTAAGGGCATTGCTGCCAAGGCAGATGTGTTTCACATATTATCAGGCATGTGGAAGACACCAGCTGAAAGGTGTTTCTTGTGGCTGGGGGGTTTCCGTTCATCTGAGCTTCTAAAG CTACTTGCAAATCAGTTGGAGCCGCTAACAGAGCAGCAAATGATGGGCATATGCAACCTCCAGCAGTCATCACAGCAGGCTGAGGATGCTCTCTCTCAAGGGATGGACGCATTACAGCAATCATTGTCAGAAACTTTGGCCGGGTCTCTTGGTCCTTCGGGAACTTCAGGGAATGTTGCAAATTACATGGGTCAGATGGCTATGGCAATGGGGAAACTTGGAACTCTTGAGAATTTCCTTCACCAG GCAGACAACCTGCGACAGCAAACCCTGCAACAAATGCACCGGATATTAACTACTCGTCAGTCTGCACGGGCACTTCTTGCCATCAGTGATTACTTCTCACGTCTTCGTGCCCTGAGCTCTCTGTGGCTTGCTCGGCCCCAGGAGTAA